TTAGTATCTTTAATTTTAGTAATAAATATAAATTACTAAGTAACAATTGGCGGTTAACAACGTCAAATCAATATCTTTGAAAAATAAAATTAAAATATGAGTGATATCCTCGTTGCTGAAAATATAGTTAAAAATTACGGCGATTATAAGGCTTTAAATAATGTTTCTATAAATGTTTCTAAGGGAAGCATTTTTGGACTTTTGGGTCCAAACGGAGCAGGTAAAACAACATTAATTAGAATTATCAATCAGATTACGATGCCTGATGAAGGGTTGATAACTTTGGACGGTGAACCTTTAAAACAAGATCATATTAAAGATATTGGTTATCTGCCTGAAGAACGTGGATTATATAAATCTATGAAAGTAGGGGAGCAGGCTCTTTATTTGGCACAATTAAAAGGATTGTCGGAATCAGAAGCCAAGGCAAGATTAAAATATTGGTTTGATAAGTTTGAAATTGGCGATTGGTGGAATAAGAAAATTCAAGAACTATCTAAGGGGATGGCTCAAAAAATACAGTTTATAGTAACTGTACTTCATCAGCCAAAATTATTAATATTTGATGAACCTTTTAGTGGTTTTGATCCTATTAATGCAAACCTTATTAAAGATGAAATTCTAAAACTAAGAGAAGAAGGTGCTACCGTAATTTTTTCTACACACCGTATGGAATCTGTAGAAGAACTTTGTGATGATATTGCTCTGATACACAAATCAAATAAAATTTTGGAAGGCAAGTTAATTGACATAAAGCGTCAATACAAAAACAACATGTATGAGGTAGGCTTGATTACTGATAATAAAGCAGAAGTAACTCAGAACTTGAAAGAGAATTTTGAGTTGTCAAATGCTACATTTAAAACCTTAAATGACGAATTGCAATTCAATATCAAAATTGACGATAAACTACCTGTGAATCAACTCATACAGCATTTGACTTCGAAAGGAGAACTTACTCATTTTGTTGAGGTAATTCCAAGTGTAAATGATATTTTTATTCAAACTGTTCAAAATAATTAATATGAATCATTTATCTCTAATTACAAAAAGAGAATATCTTAATAAAGTTAAAAATAAGTCATTTATCATCATGACTTTTTTAAGTCCCCTTATTATGGTGGGCATTTTCGCTTTAATTGGTTTTTTAACACAATTGAATAATGATGGAGTTCGGACAATTTCAGTTCTAGATGAAAGTAATTTATTTGCCAATGAGTTTGAAAATACTGAGCATACCAAATATGATATTTTAACAGGTTTAAGCTTAGAAGACGCTAAACAATTAGTGAGAAAAGCTGAAAATTATGGGTTGTTATATATACCGCCTGCTGAAAATGTAGATGCCATTGCCAATAAAATTAAATTTTATTCCGAAGAATCACCTTCTGTTGGAGTAATGAATGGTATTGAAGATAAAATTGAAGAAGAAGCCAGAGCTATTAAACTAAAAGAATCGGGTTTAGATCCAGTTCTCGTAAGTAAATTAAATATAAAAGTAAGAGCCAATTTAGAAACTTTTGATGGGGAAAAGACATCAAAGGCGGGTAGCTACATGAAATTGATATTTGGAGGGGCCGCAGGGTATTTGTTATTTATGTTTATCATTATTTATGGAAACATGATTATGCGAAGTGTGATTGAAGAAAAAACGAGTCGAATTATTGAAATAATAATTTCCTCTGTAAAACCAATAAAATTATTATTAGGTAAAATATTTGGAACTACTTTGGCGGGTTTAACTCAATTTACAGTTTGGATAATAATTGGAGGTGCTTTGATGATTGGTGTTTCTGCTTTTTTCGGAGTGGAAGCATCTCAAGGACCAATGGCACAACAACAGGCGGAAATGATGAAACAGGCATCGCAAAATGATGAGGCTCAGCAAATGGCAGCGACTATATTTCAAGAGATTTACAATATGCCATTAGCTAACCTTATTATAATGTTTATTCTATTTTTTATAGGAGGATATTTATTATATGCTTCACTTTATGCGGCAATTGGGGCAGCAGTAGATAATGAAACAGATACACAACAATTTATGTTGCCTATTATTATGCCTCTAATGTTGGCAATTTATGTCGGTTTTTTTACCGTAATTGAAAATCCACATGGAATGGTGTCACAAGTTTTTTCTTACATTCCGTTTACATCACCAGTAGTTATGTTAATGCGTATTCCTTTTGGTGTACCTATTTGGCAACAATTATTGTCGGTTTTAATATTGTTTGGAACATTTTATATCACCGTACTATTTGCAGCTAAAATTTATAGAGTGGGTATTTTAATGTATGGTAAAAAGCCAAGCTATAAAGAAATATATAAGTGGTTAAAGTATTAACAGTGTCAATTTAATTTATGTACGATATAATTAACCTTCTAAATAGACCAATCAGATTTTCTGACTCAATAGCTATTACCTATAAAGGGTTGTTAATTGTAATAATTGCTCTTATTGCTACATCATTTGTTTTAAAATGGATACGGAAATTAGTTACTCGAAAACTACCGAAACAAGATCAAGTAAAGTTCGTTTCCTTATTTTCTTTTGGACGCTGGTTTATTTATTTAATCATCTTAATCATTACTTTCGATAATATTGGTGTAAATGTAACGGCTCTTTTCACGGCTTCAGCGGCTTTATTAATTGGTATTGGTTTGGCATTACAAACCTTATTTCAAGATATCATCTCTGGAGTATTTATATTGGTAGATCAATCTGTGCATGTGGGTGATATTATTGAATTGGATGGAAAAGTAGGTAGGGTGGAAGAAATAAAACTAAGAACCACCAGAGCGGTTACTGTGGATAATAAAGTATTAGTGATCCCAAATCATTTATATCTAACCAATAGTTTGTATAATTGGACTGCAAATGGTATCGAAACTCGAGAAGTTGTTGATGTTGGTGTTGCCTACGGTAGTGATGTTAAATTGGTTGAGTCTTTACTTCTAAAAGCAGTAAAAACCCACCCTGCAATATTAAAAGAACCAGAGCCCAAAGTTTTATTTCTGAATTTTGGAGAAAGTTCTTTAGATTTTAGAGTTGCTTTTTCAATTAATGACAGTTTTAATGTACGTATTCCAAAAAGTGATATCCGATTTGAAATAGACAGACTGTTTCGTGAAAATAATGTTACCATTCCATTTCCACAAAGAGATGTGCATATTTACAATACAGATGCTGAAAAATAAAAGATGGAACAATAATTGCACTTAAAATTATAAAATAATAAACATTGGTCCTACGACCTATAATTCATAGAAAATGCCAAAAATATTAGTTATTGAAGATGAAGCGGCTATCCGCAGAGTATTAAAAAAGATTATTTCTGAAGAAAACGCAACGTACGAAGTTGAAGAGGCTGAAGACGGTCTTGTGGGTATGGAAATGATCAAGAATAATGATTATGATTTGGTGTTATGTGATATTAAAATGCCAAAAATGGATGGGGTAGAGGTTTTGGAAAAAACGCAAAAAATAAAACCTGAAATACCAATG
The nucleotide sequence above comes from Aureibaculum algae. Encoded proteins:
- a CDS encoding ABC transporter ATP-binding protein encodes the protein MSDILVAENIVKNYGDYKALNNVSINVSKGSIFGLLGPNGAGKTTLIRIINQITMPDEGLITLDGEPLKQDHIKDIGYLPEERGLYKSMKVGEQALYLAQLKGLSESEAKARLKYWFDKFEIGDWWNKKIQELSKGMAQKIQFIVTVLHQPKLLIFDEPFSGFDPINANLIKDEILKLREEGATVIFSTHRMESVEELCDDIALIHKSNKILEGKLIDIKRQYKNNMYEVGLITDNKAEVTQNLKENFELSNATFKTLNDELQFNIKIDDKLPVNQLIQHLTSKGELTHFVEVIPSVNDIFIQTVQNN
- a CDS encoding ABC transporter permease; translated protein: MNHLSLITKREYLNKVKNKSFIIMTFLSPLIMVGIFALIGFLTQLNNDGVRTISVLDESNLFANEFENTEHTKYDILTGLSLEDAKQLVRKAENYGLLYIPPAENVDAIANKIKFYSEESPSVGVMNGIEDKIEEEARAIKLKESGLDPVLVSKLNIKVRANLETFDGEKTSKAGSYMKLIFGGAAGYLLFMFIIIYGNMIMRSVIEEKTSRIIEIIISSVKPIKLLLGKIFGTTLAGLTQFTVWIIIGGALMIGVSAFFGVEASQGPMAQQQAEMMKQASQNDEAQQMAATIFQEIYNMPLANLIIMFILFFIGGYLLYASLYAAIGAAVDNETDTQQFMLPIIMPLMLAIYVGFFTVIENPHGMVSQVFSYIPFTSPVVMLMRIPFGVPIWQQLLSVLILFGTFYITVLFAAKIYRVGILMYGKKPSYKEIYKWLKY
- a CDS encoding mechanosensitive ion channel family protein — protein: MYDIINLLNRPIRFSDSIAITYKGLLIVIIALIATSFVLKWIRKLVTRKLPKQDQVKFVSLFSFGRWFIYLIILIITFDNIGVNVTALFTASAALLIGIGLALQTLFQDIISGVFILVDQSVHVGDIIELDGKVGRVEEIKLRTTRAVTVDNKVLVIPNHLYLTNSLYNWTANGIETREVVDVGVAYGSDVKLVESLLLKAVKTHPAILKEPEPKVLFLNFGESSLDFRVAFSINDSFNVRIPKSDIRFEIDRLFRENNVTIPFPQRDVHIYNTDAEK